One part of the Mariniflexile litorale genome encodes these proteins:
- a CDS encoding SDR family oxidoreductase, translating into MKTVLITGANKGIGFETAKQLLQKEFYVFLASRDLKKGKKAVEKLKLEGLTHVEVVQLDVTDENSVKTAREEIGKKITSLDVLINNAGVNGGSPYTALKSSSDQFMLAFNTNVFGVARVTQAFMDLLRKSPEPRIVNVSTSVGSLSLQSNPSWPAYDFAKYAVYGSSKAALNMYTIHLAYELRDTDFKVNAVCPGYTSTDFTFQNGGKVEIAGNRIVKYALIDKDGPTGTFFSEETNPETSEIPW; encoded by the coding sequence ATGAAAACAGTATTGATTACAGGTGCCAATAAAGGCATAGGTTTTGAAACAGCAAAACAATTATTGCAAAAAGAATTTTACGTTTTTCTCGCCAGCCGAGATTTAAAAAAAGGGAAGAAAGCCGTTGAAAAATTAAAACTGGAAGGATTAACCCATGTAGAAGTGGTACAATTAGATGTTACGGACGAAAATTCGGTTAAGACTGCTCGAGAAGAAATTGGAAAAAAAATAACATCCTTAGATGTTCTCATCAATAATGCTGGTGTCAATGGAGGTAGTCCGTACACCGCACTTAAATCGAGTTCAGACCAATTTATGTTAGCGTTTAATACCAATGTGTTTGGGGTCGCAAGAGTTACCCAAGCATTTATGGATTTATTACGAAAATCGCCTGAACCAAGGATTGTTAATGTAAGCACTAGCGTAGGTTCTCTGTCGCTGCAAAGCAACCCCAGTTGGCCAGCTTATGACTTTGCAAAATATGCCGTTTATGGTTCATCAAAAGCAGCTTTGAATATGTATACCATACATTTAGCTTATGAGTTACGTGATACTGACTTTAAAGTAAATGCCGTTTGTCCTGGTTATACAAGTACTGATTTCACTTTCCAGAATGGTGGAAAAGTAGAAATTGCAGGAAATCGAATTGTAAAATATGCATTGATTGACAAAGACGGTCCAACAGGTACATTCTTTAGCGAAGAAACGAACCCTGAAACAAGTGAAATTCCTTGGTAG
- a CDS encoding pentapeptide repeat-containing protein, protein MEVLTHYNKSFNKIVYAQKETKNREFDTCNFINCDFSNSLFLSCLFTNCVFTSCNLSITKFNHCQLDNITFKECKLLGVNFSSCNDFLFSLKFDACILDCCSFARKKMQKTPFINSSVKDVDFSECDLTHSIFKNADLTNTIFSNTNLKSVNFLTAKNYTIDPERNSISKAKFSLEGVLGLLNKYDIKIG, encoded by the coding sequence ATGGAAGTACTCACGCATTATAATAAATCTTTTAATAAAATAGTTTACGCTCAAAAAGAAACGAAAAATAGAGAATTCGATACTTGCAATTTTATAAACTGCGATTTTTCAAATAGTTTATTTCTGTCATGTTTATTTACCAATTGTGTTTTTACAAGCTGCAATCTTTCAATTACAAAATTCAATCACTGTCAATTAGATAATATCACCTTTAAAGAATGTAAATTATTAGGAGTGAATTTTAGTAGTTGTAATGACTTTCTCTTTTCATTAAAATTTGATGCTTGTATTTTAGACTGCTGTTCCTTTGCTAGAAAAAAAATGCAAAAAACCCCTTTTATTAATTCATCTGTTAAAGATGTAGATTTTTCTGAATGCGATTTAACCCATTCTATATTCAAAAACGCCGATCTCACCAATACTATTTTTAGTAACACCAATCTTAAATCAGTAAATTTTCTTACGGCTAAAAATTACACTATTGATCCGGAACGGAACAGCATTTCTAAAGCGAAATTTTCCTTAGAGGGTGTCCTAGGATTATTAAATAAATATGATATTAAAATTGGATAA
- a CDS encoding SUMF1/EgtB/PvdO family nonheme iron enzyme: MKEKLIFIFFTLYSIFSFSQVTLNSPTDNANFLVVDQIYLEWIEDTNILGGNVSYDLYFGTNSNPILYYSDLTPSTNGEIDTDTYILQGGIIDGVNTIPTSIFFKQITLNYKTTYYWKVVAKNTNGVLSISDTFSFTTIRENTLPTTPHLLSPVNGLTDVNAKPTLSWSESIDADNDPITYRVFFKEDHPGSNFSLLTETTETSYTISTTLKDYTSYIWYIQAIDGYEGANASVSSNTASFTVENYQNDAPTAFSLSTPQDNATNRGFQVNFSWSVSTDADDEPILYDVYADANSNPQTLIASNISKTTFLHTFNTYDEIYWKVVAKDNFGHETTSNIWSFTCWKNRPIDQPEMINVEGGTFTMGQSEHSQIQIGVLINGDPLYMDISNENPAHPITLSDYKIGTYEVTNTQYVAFLNSILDDIVIEPTDFRVHRNKAFSYRRASYKGKQALCQIFDATRDLSTRANIDYEPNFDSPIIWNGTSFELDANYANHPIRWMYYTGTKLYGEWLGNYRVPTEAEWEYAALGGNKSLSYAYSGSNNVDDVAVKSSASTASVGTKLPNELGIYDMSGNVSEICEDYYNPNYYANSPTINPINTVYNNFGHVTRGRDFRLDAPPYFRNKTRFRLSGEQYMNSTGFRLVKSADYTVSGIVTDTQGNPLANVSVLGFPTSVLTDVNGNYSTSLTGGWSGKVSTYLNGYTNNTGIIELNNLTENSIYNDFVLEQEITMFDFTILVTNGINPLNGVSVNFNGLDYITNTNGEIQINNFTIGTYNYVIKEVGFYEATGSAILTEDNLIKTIVLQEQSLSIDDLELARNKFIVYPNPSKINEDFFIKYEGKGEVNIYNISGQLVYENNIKNSLKVSLKNKGVFFIVIKSESSVLSTKIIIR; encoded by the coding sequence ATGAAAGAAAAACTAATCTTTATTTTCTTTACACTTTATTCTATTTTCAGTTTCTCACAAGTAACATTAAATTCCCCTACTGATAATGCTAATTTTTTAGTGGTTGACCAAATTTATTTAGAATGGATTGAAGATACAAATATATTAGGAGGTAATGTGAGTTATGATTTGTACTTTGGTACGAATTCCAACCCTATTTTATATTACAGTGATTTAACTCCAAGTACAAATGGAGAAATTGATACTGATACTTATATTCTTCAAGGAGGAATAATAGATGGTGTTAATACAATACCTACAAGTATTTTTTTTAAACAGATAACCTTAAATTATAAAACCACGTATTATTGGAAAGTTGTTGCAAAAAACACAAATGGTGTTTTATCTATTAGTGATACATTTTCATTTACAACCATTAGAGAAAATACGTTGCCTACAACACCACATTTATTATCACCTGTAAATGGCTTAACAGATGTAAATGCAAAACCTACTTTGTCATGGTCTGAAAGTATAGATGCCGATAATGACCCAATAACCTATCGTGTATTTTTTAAAGAAGACCATCCTGGAAGTAATTTTAGCCTTTTAACAGAAACTACAGAAACTTCATATACCATTTCAACAACTCTAAAAGATTATACCTCCTACATTTGGTATATACAAGCAATAGATGGTTATGAAGGTGCCAATGCGTCTGTTAGTTCTAATACCGCATCGTTTACAGTAGAAAATTATCAAAATGATGCCCCTACAGCATTCTCTTTATCTACTCCTCAAGATAACGCTACCAATAGAGGGTTTCAGGTTAATTTCTCTTGGAGTGTAAGTACAGATGCGGATGATGAGCCCATTCTGTATGATGTTTATGCAGATGCAAATAGTAACCCACAAACATTAATTGCCTCAAATATTTCTAAAACAACATTTTTACATACGTTTAACACTTATGATGAAATTTATTGGAAAGTAGTTGCAAAAGATAATTTTGGGCACGAAACAACATCCAATATCTGGTCTTTTACTTGTTGGAAAAACAGACCTATTGACCAACCCGAAATGATTAATGTTGAAGGTGGCACATTTACCATGGGGCAATCTGAACATTCTCAAATTCAAATAGGTGTTTTAATTAACGGAGATCCGCTTTATATGGACATATCGAACGAAAACCCCGCACATCCGATTACATTAAGTGATTACAAAATAGGGACATACGAAGTAACGAATACCCAATATGTAGCCTTTTTAAATAGTATACTTGATGATATTGTAATTGAACCTACCGATTTTCGGGTTCATCGAAATAAAGCCTTTAGTTATAGAAGAGCATCCTATAAAGGGAAACAAGCACTATGTCAAATTTTTGATGCCACAAGAGATTTAAGTACCCGAGCAAATATTGATTATGAACCTAATTTTGACTCACCAATTATTTGGAACGGTACATCTTTTGAACTGGATGCCAATTATGCAAATCATCCCATTCGATGGATGTATTATACAGGTACAAAGCTGTATGGTGAATGGTTAGGGAATTACCGTGTGCCAACAGAGGCCGAATGGGAATATGCGGCATTAGGAGGTAATAAAAGTTTGAGTTATGCCTATAGTGGCAGTAATAATGTTGATGATGTAGCTGTTAAATCAAGTGCTTCAACCGCTTCAGTTGGTACAAAATTACCAAACGAATTAGGTATTTATGATATGTCGGGTAATGTTTCGGAAATATGTGAAGATTATTATAACCCAAACTACTATGCAAATAGCCCCACCATTAATCCAATAAATACTGTTTATAATAATTTTGGGCATGTAACAAGAGGTAGAGATTTTCGTTTAGATGCTCCTCCATATTTTAGAAATAAAACAAGGTTTAGACTTTCTGGTGAACAATATATGAATTCAACTGGCTTTCGTTTAGTAAAATCTGCAGATTATACGGTAAGTGGAATTGTTACAGATACTCAAGGAAATCCACTAGCAAATGTTTCTGTTTTAGGGTTTCCTACATCAGTATTAACTGATGTTAATGGAAATTATTCCACTTCTTTAACAGGTGGTTGGTCTGGTAAAGTTAGCACTTATTTAAATGGTTATACAAATAATACAGGAATTATAGAATTAAATAATTTGACTGAAAACTCTATATATAATGACTTTGTTTTAGAACAGGAAATAACTATGTTTGATTTCACTATTTTAGTTACAAATGGTATAAACCCGTTAAATGGTGTATCTGTGAATTTTAATGGTTTAGATTATATAACAAATACTAATGGGGAAATTCAAATTAACAACTTTACTATTGGTACATACAATTATGTAATTAAAGAGGTTGGCTTTTACGAAGCGACGGGATCTGCTATTTTAACTGAAGATAATTTAATAAAAACAATTGTATTACAAGAACAATCTTTAAGTATTGATGACTTAGAATTAGCTAGAAACAAATTTATAGTTTATCCTAATCCTTCTAAAATAAATGAAGATTTTTTTATAAAATATGAAGGTAAAGGAGAGGTCAATATTTATAATATATCTGGTCAATTAGTATATGAAAATAATATAAAGAATAGTTTAAAAGTTTCCCTTAAGAATAAAGGTGTTTTTTTTATTGTTATTAAATCTGAATCTAGTGTTTTATCTACAAAAATAATTATTCGTTAA
- a CDS encoding alpha/beta hydrolase, whose amino-acid sequence MKPIKILFAHSGGGQGSVGQGSFDLVTYLKNELGNEFEILYPIIDDPEAPTYQMWKNLFTKEFKKASQPTILIGHSLGASMLLKFISEEKPNVLISTLYLVATPLWGKDGWDVDEFVLKDNFKNELKQVNKIFLYQCKDDSIVPFKHLNFYKKSFPKATIKVLNGTDHAFANGLPELVDDILLCNKTTKKL is encoded by the coding sequence ATGAAACCCATAAAAATTTTATTCGCTCATAGTGGTGGTGGACAAGGTAGCGTAGGACAAGGAAGTTTTGATTTAGTAACGTACTTAAAAAATGAATTGGGAAACGAATTTGAAATTCTTTACCCGATAATTGATGACCCAGAAGCTCCAACTTATCAAATGTGGAAAAATCTTTTCACAAAAGAGTTTAAGAAAGCTAGCCAACCTACAATCCTTATTGGGCATTCATTGGGAGCTTCAATGCTGCTTAAATTCATTTCAGAAGAAAAACCAAATGTTTTGATTTCAACGCTGTATTTAGTTGCCACGCCATTGTGGGGAAAAGACGGTTGGGATGTGGACGAATTTGTACTCAAGGATAATTTTAAAAATGAACTCAAGCAAGTTAATAAGATTTTTCTCTATCAATGTAAAGACGATTCAATTGTTCCTTTCAAACATCTGAATTTCTACAAAAAATCTTTTCCAAAGGCCACCATAAAAGTTTTGAATGGGACAGACCACGCATTTGCAAACGGACTACCTGAATTGGTTGATGACATATTACTATGCAACAAGACAACGAAAAAATTATAA